The sequence AGACATCCAATGattcaacaacaaataatcTAGAAATGAAACTCACAGACTGCAAATAGCAACAAATATTGAGAATGCTAGTTGCAGCAAACATTCGAAACCATCTCTCTACAACCTCTCTAAGATATTGATCTGATTCGGACTGATCAGTTAGATAAATGAAagctaacaaaaacaaatgGGAGTTAACATCTAATCCAACTAATCAATTAGATAACACAAGCTAATCAACGGTCTTATAACCTAGTGATTCTCTTCACCTTTAGGGTGAAAGTTTGAGATTCAATCCACCATAGGTGTAGGATTTTCGGGGTTAGAAAATCTTCTACTACTAGATAAAGCAAGCTAACAAATGCTAGTCATGACCAAGTAATTGCATACAAAACTCTTGTCACTAGATCCCTGGCCATCCCCAAGACGAATCCAATAAAATTGCACCAGTAGAGAACATTGATGTAATCTGTACCACTAACAAGATGACAAAAATAGTTGAGTAGTCAATAGTCATGCAATGAATGGAGAGGATAAAGTCCGCTCATACTAATGTTTGGCTGCTTTTTTGTTATATCAATGATCTGATGCAGTTTCTCTACCATACATACTACATCCATTATCCGTTGGAAACTTACAGAACAGattacaaacacaaacaagGACAAAGGCATATTTAAATCTCAGTCTTTCAACTACATATTTACACAATTGTCTTCATTAAGAGTGTTTGATGTACCAACTACATACACATCTCAATATTTATACAATTGCAAAAGCTACACAAACAGGGTCAGTTACAAATACAAAtgcttatatatttttacattgtTAAGTAGCAGAAAGCTAACATGTTTTAAATTGCAACCTTATGCTGACTTTCATTGCCGTCTCCATACCTCATATGATATACAACAGAGTTTACCCCTCATTGAAGAAATCAAAattgcaaaggaaaaaaatataaaatagctaAATAAAAGAGTGGGGAGGGGATGTTAAAAATGCTAGGGTGTTAACTCTGAAGTAATCACCTAGCACTTGCATGTTTAAAACATGATACCGTGTGTGAGAAAAAGACAAGAACTACCTTTCATCTAGAACCAGTGTCAACCTAAACAATGTGTATTACATTCCTGAAGATCCACCGATGCAAATACTGCCACAAACTACAAAATGCCAGACGAACATGGGTAGATCCTTCTACACTGCACGCAGTGCAATTAAAACTGcagagagaaataaaaagcaTAAGCCTCTGTAAAAGAAAAGTTCCAAGGACACATaacccacacccccccccccttgctAATTATAGAATTATAGAAAGCTTTAATCCAATTTTGGGTACAGAATTGCAAGGACCTTtaaaaatttgagcaaaaaacCAAATCCTAAATTTTCCAACAATGATAGATAACAGCGGCCTTAGACAGTCCAACATACCAAAAGgccaaattataaattttcaataatgaataaaacaaacaaattataCTGGGTTGATATACAAAGTTCAGACAATTGGAGCTGAGAGGCAGCAGCATCTTTGCATATCATAgtagaaattaaaaatccttGCTGATATATACTATTCTTGTGGCAAAATCTCCTTTTAGTCCATTTTAAAAGATTCATGCAGAGCAATGTGATTGAATGCAGTACGAATtggctcaaaaaaaaatatatgtgccACAATAAGCCATTAATCACAATTTTTCCTGGACTATTACACATAAAAATTATACCACATATGTTATATACGTTTTTCCATCACATTGAACGACTTTTCGCGTAAACACAGTTCTCGATTGTTCAGCGCCATTGTTTGGCTTTCTCAATTTTGGTGCGTGTGGCCCCCATTCCATTATCACTTTCAATTTTCGATTTGCTAAATTAGTAGTAGAACACACATTCAAACAAGCTTTCAGAAATCACTCAAAAATGCATAAGAAAATGACCTTTGAATTAGTAATTATTGGTGTGGAAATGAGGAAGGCATCTTGTAAACAAGTGTTATGGTAGGCTAGGTAAACTGACTAGTGCCACATTACTCTAGTGTCTTCCTTCAACAGAAACCAGGCAAATAAACAGCACTTGCTGACATGCCATAATCCATTTAATTTGCAGAATCATTGATGTGATAGAAACAGATCAGACTTTAAAGTTTTGCTTTCATATCTTTCAACCCTATCCATATCATTTGGAACCATGGGAATGGGTGTTTGCAAATGACGAATCTCAATCCAGGATGCAAACTATCATCTTATAGTCCTTCCTGCTAAATCATGAGTGAAGTTTGAGATAGATAAATGTACGAAAAGAAACTTAACCATGTGCACGCCATGGTGAATTGTAACAAAGAACTAACATGGAaacatttttggtaattttattacACATACAATTTTGACAACAGATGTGGCAGGTTTCAAGTTCATAGATAAGGCTTGTTAATCATAAAATATGCTTATATTGTATCATCAAAAACTAAACAGGatatccaaaaacaaaacataagtacctatcaaaaaataaaaaaaaacataagaacCAAGAGGTACATGCAAGGAGAGGGGGATGTATAAAAGTGTGCATGTATGGACATCTGAGTGAGATGAGGTTAATAACACAAGAAAAACAGTTTGTGGAAGATTCAGGAAATCTTACCAATCAAGCAGAGGAGAAAAACAATCCAGAAAGTTACTTGAACAGGCCGGCTATATTGCATCAGGTACTGAGACCTTTGGAGCTGCCTCTGAATAGCTCCATACCAGCCATAAAGTTGTTTATCATAACAATCATCACAACTATCCAGGCAACTCTTACTTCTTTCATAGCATATAATATTTCCCTTTTAGAAAAAATAGGTATTAAATCAATATTAATACGACTCAGAAAACATAGAAATCAAAAGGCCAACTTCAAAAACAGTCTTAagctcagaaaaaaaaaaattaaacacacaccCTAGGCAATTGAGGAGGTCGCAATAATTCAGTATCAGCTTCTTGTTGGCGATCCATTAACTTCCACTTTCTGAAGCCATTCTTTGACAATTTCAACTTGGATACAGATTCCACGGAATTTAGGAATCCTGAAAAACTTGGTATCTTCCGTACAGGTAACACAGTCTGCCCATTTGACTGTTGGCATTCCTTATCAGGAACCAAAATCTTCCAAGCACCAATGTCAGCACTAGCACTAGCAGTCCTCCTATGCCCAAGTGACTTACCATCCCCAGCCTCCATAGAACCGCACTCAACTGAATGGCGTGAGTTTTTTGTAAAATCAGCTGCGGAATCTCCATTCTCAGTATCCCTTCCATGACTTTTTACATTACTTTTGTTTTCGTATGTTGTTGATGGTCCCGAAAGAAACAATGCAAGTTCAATGCGTTCTCCTTCGTCTAAACGCACCCAAGGCAATGACACCTTGCCCTGTGAAGTAGCTGATTCCTGTAATGAATTTTCAACTTTCGAAACCAGGTCTTCAATTGCAACAATAAATTCACGGTGCCTGCCTCTTGCATCGTCATTTGATGAGCTTTTACCATAACTTGACTGGACAGCCCGTTCAAACTCCTCCAACTACATTACCCACCCAAATTTATTCAGTTAGACATTGACACTATACCTATTAGGATATCTCCACCATAGAATTACAAAAGTCCTATCCATCAATTTTGCAATGCATAGATTGAATTTTTCCATATCATCAACATTTAAATCAAACATTTACTATTACCATTGGTATAGACCACTCAATTACAAATGAATTGATAGGATAGTGGAGGAGTTACCTAAGAACTTTAGAGGATCCTAATCCTCACTATACTGTTACAAGTACAGCCAGAGTCAAATGAATATCCAACATACACACTCACACACGCACACGCACAAAATTGGGAGATTACCTGCCATTTGGTGGTACCAAGGACAGTTTGAAGATCCCGGCGGAGTTCTTCCGAATCCCACACACCAGAATTTTCTTTCTGCGCATGAACCCATGTTCTATACGTCGATTCCATCCTTCacaaccacaatttttttttttcttaattaaacaAATTTACACAAAATTAACAACAAAGAAGCTCAAACTCAGCAATTTCTGAATAAGAATCTGTAGTAAATAACCCTAAAAATGTGGCCCCAAAAAATAACCTTAATCATGAGCTACTAAATTAAATCTGGGGCCTCAAAATGTGCAAATTAAACCatgtaatatgatttttatGCCAAAAAATACAACACCTAAAACATACGAATCACAATTCAAAACTCgaagaaacaataattttaacaaaaaaaaaaaggttacctGTCGGCAGATTCTTGAACTTCTTCGGCGGCAGAAAAGAATGGATCTTTTTCCCACCGATCGAAACTCGAAGccatttccttaaaaattaaaaataaaatcactaactccgaataattttatatatattaaaaattgaaaaatagctATAGCAACATTAATGTCTATACGAGGAGAAactgaaggaaaaagaaaaagaaaatccctAGCAAATGGTGTTTTGTAACAGAATTCGGTAGTACAACATTTGAATAGAACAAATGGATAGAGATTAATAAAGCGTCTGATAAAAGTAATGTTAGGAAAAACGAAAAACCGAAAACAATATTAATTAGGAAAGTAGTATTAGGTTTCGTTTTTCGACGACCCAACGAAGAAGGTGGAGAGGAAAGTTATCGGCTCAGATATTACAATTATAGTACATTagtaccttctttttttttttttgtttgggctCGTTGTCGCGGTTTTATTAAAGAACAATAAACGTTGTCGTTTTATGACAACAGTGCAGTGGGTGTTTCGGGACATTATTGtggtcaaaaatcaaaattggtgtaCAACAACAGTACAAAACGCTTCAAAATTGACTTGACTCGtgcgaatttttttttagagacaGACTAGTGTCACAACTTTTGTGGTGAGGGCAAACTTTTGAGGAACGGCAAACTcttgaatttaaaatattttcaacattttgaGAAATGGCAAACTTAAGCACAGTTGTTTAGGTGCAGAGAGAGTTTGGATTCCGATTATTTCAAGTTGCGTTTCTAATGTtgcgttttctctttttttttttttttttttttttgttcagccTACAATAGTTGACCGGTCTTCTGTGAacagtgttcttgtgcactgttcacaggtcccacaaactccactttttatcaactttttcattaaaaatgggtcccacaatactattcacacattaaaaaattattttgctacagtgttttcagttttcagttttcagtttcagcaaaataagttcaatccaaacagacccacaGTAACttagatttggtttttaaaattcTGACACGTGATTATTAAATCACGGCTAAATGGcattaatcacaaaaataaaataaaataaaataaaataaataaaaaaactctattCCCCTAAAATCAAAGAAATGTAGAATGTCAAAACTCTTTCATCCCACCATGGACAACTTCTCAAGCTCTTCTCTTTGCAAACCATATCACCACAATTGAGCAACAGCAGCACTGGAGTCAAAGAGAGGGTTTTCAGTGACCTCCCTCTCACTTTAGCAGCCTTGGCTCTCGTCCTCCAATGGCCCACCACTAGCTAAGCCCCACCTGGGTCCCACCACTAGCAAACCTCCTCCCTCTCACCCTTGTAGCACTCCCCCTTCGTTTCCTTACCATCTCTAGTGACATGTCCAATCTCAAGCCCAAGGTTCAATTTTGTGTGAAATTCTTGGCTTTTGAGgttgatttattttgattttgttttattttattttatgagttgGATCAAAGAGAGCTTTGGGTagattaaagagagaaaaataaaaaaactcaaggGGGTTTTAGAGAGAAAGAAGCAGAGACAAATCAAGATGAGAGAAAACGAAAGAGAAACTTTGGGGTGGCAATGGCAAGCGGCTGTGGCAGTGAAGGATGGTCTCAATTTTGGGTCTAGGCTAAGAGAAAAGCTTGAGGGAGCTAGCCATGGCAGATTAGCTGCTCTTTCATTCTCTCATCTTGATCTATCTCCACTTCATTCTCTCCCTCTAACCCTCTTAGATCCTATAATCTCTCTCTTTGATCTATCTCTTCTATGctaaattttctttcaataatTTAATGGGTGTACCATCTATGTTTGGGTTTCAATAATTCAGTGGGTTTATGTTGGGTCCTATGCAAATTGGTTTGTGCTTTagatgaattttctaactggagATAGTTGGTCTCTAACGCTGTTTAATGAAAATGTTAATGAGACACACGGTAGAGTTTTAAAAAGGTAACCTAAGGTACTACACTtaaagtactgtacctaagttttatccTTTGAGGAAACAGTCATtgtaatttgtttaaaaagattATGTATACGGCATTTATGGCCTTTTGGCTAAAATCAAGTGTTTAATGTGTGTTCTTATCAATGTATTGTAATATATGAACGTTGTTAATATGCTTAAAAAGACCTCTTTTACAATGTAGGGCTAGTTGACAGTTAAGTAGTTATGTTGACAGTTGGATTCGTCCGTTCCATTATGGCTTTGGTGGTTTCGTATAGTTTTATTATAAGATTGATTTGGAATCTTTTAACTATGTATAGAGtcttctctcaaaaaaaaatgtatagagTCCACATTGTATTTAAAATGTTATTACTAGCAACAAAGACAAGTATTTGAGCTGTGTACCACAAGTGTGATAGAAATCAAATAGTAGTATGTGTAAGCAACTTAAATACATTAAGGGTTTAAAATATCGATCCGTAATGAGAATGGTGATTGGATTATGGGATTTGCTAGATCATTGGGAATTACTTCTGGAGTCATGGTAGAATTATGGGCTTTAAAGGATGGTCTCACACTAGCTTCTCAACTTAGAATTGCTGACATTTGTGTTGAGCTTGATGCTGAACTTATTGTTTTACTTCTCGATAATTACTCGATAAATAATCTCATGCTAGAGCCTTTGCTTGGTGATTGCAGGACCCTATTGAAGAAATTCCATAGTACAAATGTCCAGCACATTTTCAGGGAGGCAAACCAATGTGCTGATGCATTGGCTAAGTTTGGAGCCACCCTTTCGTcggattttgttaattttgttaaCCCACCGCCTGTGGTGGAGGATTTGCTGGCTTTTGACAAAGCCGAGCTTTTTTGTAACACACTTATTAGTACTTAATCTATTTCAGCGttggtttaccaaaaaaaaaaaaaaaaaaaacaatgagtccttttattgtttatactaatatgttataaaatgattccataTGTATAGTTGTGAAGATCCGTTGAGACCtcttagcaaaaaataaaataaaaatgaagaccCATAACTAATTGAATTGGGGATATTAAATTACAATGAAGACTTGTTATTAGTTGTGACTCATCAGTCTCCATCATATGATTTAGGATATACTATAATGTTTTTCTCGAAATAGATTGGTTTAttgttaagaaataattttgtcaAATCTAAATATGTATACAATGACACGTcgtttaatatttattttattaaaaataaacactACTAATCAACTTTAAATGATTCTTGTGATTTAAGAGCATAACTCTTCTTGTATTTGGTTtgattagtatttttatttttatttagaattgaTTAGTAATATATTTAGATTCTAAGAAATTGAGAATCTATATTTGGTTTATTCTCAAGAATATTATAGGAATCATTTATTATTTCCAAAATGTccttagattttaattttaattatcaatGTCCTTAGATTTATAAAGACAATATCAAGacgcttttaaaaaaaaatatatatatatatatatatatatattttacaaacaactaatgagaaaaattatataaactaTAGTCTAACATTTCGTATAATAcagaaataataattaaaaactattgttCTACATGACATATCACAACACCATGTCTTGtcaataatattaatttacttTCTTTTGGCATTTAACCCAATCGCAAAGAGGAGatacaaagaaataaaatatcacatttcattttatatattttttggttaagtaagaatagttttatttttattggttaaaagttaaaacacatAGATGAACGGGATAAAActgttaattttatattaaatataaaattttttcaaggatGTGGATACTTACGGAATCTACATTCCTACAAAAGCAAAAATCCAAATATCCATAGCCATAGGCATGTAAATTGGTTTCTATAATTTGCAACAAAATATGAGAATATTCAGTGAATCTTTCAACATTTTTCGGGATTTAATTATAACAAATGGTAATTAAATCTATACCATGAAACGGATCTTTATTAATTTCACAAAGAAATCAGAAGGAACCTTAtccctattatatatataggtaagTTAAGATTGACTGTTTTTTATGACTGACTCAATATTGTAGTTTTGCAAACACCTTATATTAATCAAAAACTCATTTGCGTTGAACTAACGATGCTGAAactactttctcaaaaaaaaaaaaacaatgctgAAACTAATATTCATTCATGGTATGATAGAAATGGTTAGCGGTATGAACGAAAGAAGAGAAGAGTTGAGGTGCTAAGAACGAACAAGCTGCAAGCATAACATGTGCAAAAGAAGTGCAAGACAGTACATAGTAGGAATGAATAAGATGAATGATGATAGGATTACATTTCATGAGGTTTGTAGTAGCAAATGAAtattgattttcaatttctaatgtCGGTTTGTGTGTTTTAGCACACTATGAGAGGAATgatgtatatattaatatatgaaatacagttaataagaaaaaaaagaaagaaaaacaaaaaagaacaaattatAAGGGAGGGAGTGAAAAATTGAGGCAATGGTAATATAtaataacatatatttttatcatcTGCACAGATTCTAGGGACACAAGATgttaggatgaaaaaaaaaaatttttattaacgTTCTGTATGTTTCAGCGATAATGTATTTTAGGAAATGAGcaattttccaaaaaagttttataaaactatattattttcttatgtttgaaaaacaattttcaaacttcttttatttagcttgctgtgagatagagttgtttttcaaaaaaaaaaaaaaaaagtggaaaaaaaatctctaaaaatcagtcatattttttatgttgaccaaagataattttccattaactatttttttttttaatcctatcAAATATTGGAAAAcatggaaaactatttttacacaAGATTTTCCATCGAAACAAATAAAGTATAATTGTTCAGTTAAATtagacacaatttttttcaaaaatgaatgaTGCATATGTTCAAAATATGAGATATGTGTCTCATGTTTGGTATAGCATTTTAAGcaatagttttcaatttttaaacaacattatatgtattttcacaaaattttttacctacacatatttccaaaaatacaaacaatgttactaAAACAACATTAGACCCTAATTTTTAAGTGCTAAATCTACACCAAAGtttgttggttgtttgtttttttgtccatatttttttttaattacgaGACTCTCACAGGCCCATGGGCCTAAATCAGCATGACAGACTTCAGTCCGATTATTGCATCCGATACATGATCCATGATCCACTTGAAATCGGGTACTCAACACTACCCAAGTACCCAACCCAAGTCCAACCCACCAGCAGCTTCGAAAACCAACCATCTTCGTTCTTAGGGTGCGTTTGTTTCGACTTCAAATGAAttccggaaatcaatttccggaaaatggagcgtttggctgtgacggaaaatattattttccggaaatgaatttcctgttgaccgaaatttgaagccttgaccacggaaatgaaaatctgccttcattttcacttcaattgatTTCCGTGGCTTGCAAAacgcagagagagggagagaaaaaacagaaaacacaacacgagagcgagagagaaagaacagaaaaaaacaATCGAAGAACACAACAGCCCACGAGCGAAATCAAGTGCGGAATAGATCAAGCCAACGAACGAGATCGAAGCCAACGAGCGAGATCAAGTGCGAGAGCTCCGATCGATCCAGCCACCCAGAGCTCCGATCGCGATCTCCGCTTCGATCTTCGCGCGATCGCGATGCGTCGATCGTGATCGACGCATCGCGCTGCCAATCGCAatgcgtcgatcgcgatcggcAGCGCGATGCGTCGATCGGAGAGATCGCGATCGCGTGAacgcgtcgatcgcgatcgcgatcgacgcatCGCGCCGCCGATCGCAATGCGTCGATCGGAGAGATCGCGATCGCGCGAACGCGTTGatcgcgatcgcgatcgacgcatGACGCCGTCGGCGCGatcgcgatcgcgatcgacgcatCGCGCCGCCGATCGCGATGCACCGACCGCTCCGATCACGATCGCGCCGATCGCGATCTCtccgatcgcgatctcgccttcgttTGTccggatttgatgatttttttctgggttttgtttatgttttgatgaataaatgatattatataatcGTTTGGTAAccaagaaaatgtgagaaaatgtgaaaatatgttTTCTATGCTATTTTtaagaacacaaccaaacatcagaaaatattttccgaaacattttttgaaatgcaaccaaacacatgaaaacattttcctttccggaaaatagcatttccggaaaatagaatattttccggaaatacttttacacgaaccaaacacagccttagtttAACCGGAATCCAAAAAAGTCCACCCACAAAATGGACACGTGGCGAACACCCAGTACACTCCTCACTTTTACCACCACAGTAACACTGTAAAACATTGTGTCATCCCAACCTAACGCACACACAgacacatttttttcatttcattcacaGCTTTGGCCGCCTCTTAGACCTGAGCTAACTGTGTTGATACCAGTCGTAGATCGCCTTCTCTTCCATCAATGGCGGAGCCTCAAAGCGACAAAACCCCAACTCTGTCAGAGGTAACAGTAACATTCTCGTCTTTGTCTTCCAAACTCTCCAATTGcttcacttgtttcttttttaaacaaattatttaaggTGGatctatttttgtttggttaagtTTGTGTCCATTCAAGCATAGATCTTCATTTTTTTGCAGTGGCTTGtgatttcaattgatttttgtgttcattatacgattttttttatgtgggtcaatttttattttttttattttattttttcgttTTAAAGAAAGTGATGTGATTGATAAAGATGTAAGCTTTAGATATATATCGGGTTGTATTTGTTGTTTAATATGAACGATGAAGCCTAATCTTTGTCCTGGATTGTGAGCTTTGAGGAACCCGTTTTTTCAACATGAAATGCACTTAATTGTAATAGAATGGTGAAAAGGAATAGACttgatctttttttatttttttattttcctgaTAGTACGATATATTGTTCTTTGCACCTCAGTGAGATGTCATTAGAGATTATATCAGTGTTTGCTAGATTACTTTGGATTATAGAAGAACTAATTTGATTACTTTGGATTATAGAAGAACTAATTTGATTACTTTGGATTATAGAAGAACTAATTTTGTTGcttttgggaaaaaaatggaaatttatgTTGTTCATGCTCAAAAAGCAAGGGCAATTATATCAAGCAGCCACTTTGGATTatataagaactttttttttttttttttgcttttggggGGGGGTTGGGGGTGGATGGAAATTTATGTTGTTTGAGCAGCCATTCTAGGGATAAGCTCATGAACAGACTATGTGGATTCCTAGTTAGGATAACCGCTAATATCACCTGTAAAGAAACCAACTAAAAAACAATGCAttgaaataatttgatatcatttgAAGACAATAACATATGAATGAATTGTAGGATAATGTATTGATTTCAATCTGTGTTAGAAAGATTTAAGGTAGAGTGTTCTGACACCAATGCATATTGTAATAGTATTCTCAAAATGTTCAGTTAGTCTCCCCAAATTAGAATACTTATCATGATAGCTTTTGCACTGGTTTCCCAGCCCATTACTCCAGCATGAATTTAGAA is a genomic window of Quercus lobata isolate SW786 chromosome 2, ValleyOak3.0 Primary Assembly, whole genome shotgun sequence containing:
- the LOC115973948 gene encoding uncharacterized protein LOC115973948 → MASSFDRWEKDPFFSAAEEVQESADRMESTYRTWVHAQKENSGVWDSEELRRDLQTVLGTTKWQLEEFERAVQSSYGKSSSNDDARGRHREFIVAIEDLVSKVENSLQESATSQGKVSLPWVRLDEGERIELALFLSGPSTTYENKSNVKSHGRDTENGDSAADFTKNSRHSVECGSMEAGDGKSLGHRRTASASADIGAWKILVPDKECQQSNGQTVLPVRKIPSFSGFLNSVESVSKLKLSKNGFRKWKLMDRQQEADTELLRPPQLPRGNIICYERSKSCLDSCDDCYDKQLYGWYGAIQRQLQRSQYLMQYSRPVQVTFWIVFLLCLIVLIALRAV
- the LOC115977996 gene encoding uncharacterized protein LOC115977996, producing MGFARSLGITSGVMVELWALKDGLTLASQLRIADICVELDAELIVLLLDNYSINNLMLEPLLGDCRTLLKKFHSTNVQHIFREANQCADALAKFGATLSSDFVNFVNPPPVVEDLLAFDKAELFCNTLIST